The window CAATGACCTGAACGAAAATATTTGTTGCACCACAAAACAAAACTTCTTATATTGATGTGCAGCCTATATATTCATCTGAACAGCCTATATATTCATTGTTTCCTTCTATGGCTAAGACTTGTTTCGAAAACGAATATGAGATCAATGCTTCACTGCGGATTTTATACCCTTACCTGAATACGGCCGGGGGACTCTCCCAATGGTATGCCGATAATGTTACCATCGATTACGAAAAGAATTTCATCTTTCATGTTGACGGAGAAACGCATAAAGCGAAGATTGCGGCTACCCGTCGTGATCAGTACATTCGCTTTGAATACCTGCCAGAAAACGGACATGACAATGGTGGTGGCGATCCAGATTTTATGGAGTTTTCTCTGGAGAAAAACGATTTTACGGATTCTACCTTTCTGCGTATCCGCGATTGCTCCTCAGAAGATATGGAAGAAGGAGAGTTAAGCGAAATATGGGATAGTCTGATCAACAACCTGCGCGAATTAGTAGGAGGTTAAGCGAAATAAGCAAAAAACGTAGGGCTCATTAAATTTTCTGCATCATTTTTGCGTTCCTTTGCAGAGAAGTCCCTATGAAGAAACTCGATAAATTTATACTAAAGGCTTTCCTGGGCCCTTTTGTCCTCACCTTTCTGGTAGTAGTTTTCATCCTGCTGATGCAGTATCTGCTCAAGTATTTCGATGAAATTGTAGGCAAAGGATTGGGTCCTATGGTTTATGCAGAGATGCTCTTTTATTTTGCAGTATCACTCACAACACTGGCGTTGCCCCTGGCAGTACTGCTTTCCAGCCTCATGACCTTTGGTAATCTGGGGGAGCATTTTGAGCTAACTGCTATTAAAAGTTCTGGCATTTCGCTGGTGCGCACCATGCTGCCAATCTTTGTTTTTACGCTCTTTCTTACTGCCTTTGCCTTTTATAACAATGATCGTATTGTACCAAAAGTAAACCTGAAGGCTTATAGTCTGCTGTACGATATCAGGCAAACCAAACCTTCTCTTTCTCTGGAAGAAGGCTCTTTTTACAATGGTATTCCAAATTACAGCATAAAGGTTAACAAAAAGTATCCTGACGAGGTATCGCTAAAGGGCCTCATCATTTATGACCACTCCAAGGGCAGGGGTAATACAGATGTCATTCTGGCCGACAGTGGCCGTATGTACATGTTCGGCAACGACCGTTACCTGATGTTCGAGCTTTACAATGGCATCAATTACTCTGAACCCAAAGCTGAGCAGGGCGGATTTTCCCTCAATGATAAACCTGCTGAATTCATGCGCAATGAATTCAGTAAAACAAAACTGGTATTCAGCATGGAGTCCTTTGGCATGAGCCAAACTCCGCAGGATTATTTTGCCGAGAATAAAATCATGAAGAATGTTAGCCAGCTAACGGCTGACATTGACTCTATGGAAAACAAAATTATTGAGGCCCGCTATACGATATACAGTAATGTTCAGAACTATAACCCCTACATTAACAAAACAAGGGTAATGGTGCCGGAGCAGTTAAAGCAGCAGTACCGCATAGTTGATTCGCTGAACAAGGTAAAACTGATGCAGACCTATGGCATGGATTCCGTTAACGGGGGTCCTAATATGAGCGGCATGGCCTATACCAGGGAAAGCCTTATGTCGAGAAAACAGGTGATGGACCTGGAGGAATCGGGCTCTGAAAAAGCCATGAATTCCATAGGCGGCGGATCTAAGGAAAAAAAACAATTTGAACCAACCCTGGCCGACACTGTCTATCTGGAGCCCCTGGAAGCAGGGAATAAACACAAGCAGTTAGAGGCTTACAGATCGGCCGTTGGGCAGCTTCGTTATATTAAAAATAACTATGAAGTGTATGGCGGCCGTGCCGATGAATTACAGCGAAGCATTTACCAGTGGCAGATTGAAATACATAAAAAGTGGGCACAGGCAGCTGCTTGTCTGGTTATGTTTATGATAGGGGCGCCTTTGGGCGCTATCATCAAAAAGGGTGGTTTAGGTGTGCCTGTAATTGTATCGATTGCCTTCTTCATTGTATACTACGTGCTTACAATGTTTGGCGATAAGTGGGCACGCGAAGGTATTGTAAGTCCTGAATTAGGCATCTGGTCTGCAAACCTGCTGCTACTGCCATTTGGCTTATTCTTTTTGCGCCAGGCCCGAAATGATGCACGTTTGTTTGAGTCAGATTTCTATAGTGTGATTATTGCCAAATTCAGAACGGCAATAGGAGAAAAAGTGCGCAGACCAGATGTATTGAGAAGAGCTTTTCGCTGGCCACGCAACTAAAAGAGTGACTTGTAATTTAGAGTGAATTTCCCTAACTTTGCCTCCGGTTTTTTATAAATTAATTATTTTATTCGACTAAGCATGTATTTAACAACAGAGAAAAAACAAGAGCTGTTTGAAAATCATGGTCGGTTGAGAGCAAAAAGCGATACTGGTTCTGCTGAGTCACAAATCGCCCTGTTTTCCTACCGCATCAATCATTTAACAGAACACCTTAAGCAGCACAAGCATGATTTCAGCACTCGTCTGGGTCTGCTCAAACTGGTAGGTAAGCGCAGAAGACTCCTGAACTATCTTCATGATCGTGAAATTGAGCGTTACAGAGCTATTCTCGCAGAACTGAATCTTCGTAAATAAGCATTTAATAAAAGAGGGGGCCCTGGGTTACCCTCTTTTATTTATTTTTATTCCCTCCCCTTTTTTATCAAACAAAAACGCATCTGTCGTTTTCTATTTATAGTCATTTTGTCAAATTCTATGCAATCAAATATTATTACCAAGTCTTTCCGGCTCGAAGACGGACGCGAGATAACAATCGAAACCGGAAAACTTGCCCGTCAGGCCGATGGCGCAGTTGTTGTACGCATGGGTAATACCATGCTGCTGGCTACTGTAGTTTCCAGTAAAGAAGCTAAAGCCGATGTGGATTTTCTTCCTATGTCGGTTGATTATCAGGAAAAATTTGCGTCTGCCGGACGTATACCGGGGGGCTTCCTGAAACGCGAAGGCAGACTTTCTGATCATGAGATCCTGATCAGCCGGCTGGTAGACCGTGCCCTTCGTCCGATGTTCCCCGATGATTATCATGCCGATACACAGATCAACATCTCCCTGATCTCGGCAGATAAAACCGCATTGCCCGATGCCCTGGCTGCCCTGGCTGCCTCTGCTGCACTTGCAGTATCTGATATTCCATTCAATGGTCCGATTTCTGAAGTCCGCGTAATCAAGCTGGACGGACAATACCTGGTGAACCCTACTACAGTTCAGCGCGAAGCAGCTGAGCTGGACCTGATCGTAGCTGGCACCATCGATAACATCCTGATGGTGGAGGGTGAGTCAAAAGAAGTTTCTGAAGATGAAATGCTGGAGGCTATTGCAGTTGCTCACCGTGCCGTAAAGCAGCAGTGCCAGGTACAGGTAGAACTGATGCAGGAAGCTGGTAAAACCCAGAAGCGTGAGTATAAGCATGAGGACCACGATCCTGAATTGCGTCAATACCTGTTTGATACTTATTACAAGCGCATTTACGAGGCTATTGCTGATATATCAGATAATAAAAACGAGCGCAGCGAGAAATATAAGGCAATCAAAAACGAGTACTTTGAGAATTTACCTGAAGATACTACCGTAAGTAAATTTGTAGCCAACCGCTACTTTAAAGAAATGCACTGGAAGGCATCACGCGATTTCACACTGGATGCGAAGAAGCGTGTTGACGGCCGCCAGTATAATCAGATTCGCGATATCTGGTCTGAGGTAGATTACTTACCTGCGGCACACGGTTCTGCTGTGTTTACCCGCGGCGAAACCCAGTCGCTTACTACCGTTACCCTGGGTACAAAGCTCGATGAACAACTCATTGACAGCGCTATGCAGGTAGGTTCGCATAAATTTATACTGCACTACAACTTCCCTGGTTTCTCTACCGGTGAGGTGAAAATTAACCGTGGCCCGGGCCGCCGCGAAGTTGGACATGGTAACCTGGCACTGCGTGCCCTTAAGGCCGTTATTCCGGCCCATGATCAGAACCCATACACCATTCGTATTGTGTCTGATATTTTGGAAAGCAACGGATCTTCTTCCATGGCTACTGTTTGTGCCGGTGCGCTGGCCCTGATGGATGCGGGTGTGCAGATTAAAGCTCCTGTATCAGGCATTGCCATGGGTATGATCTCAGATGCCGAAACCGGTCGCTATGCAATCCTAAGCGATATTTTGGGCGATGAAGACCATCTTGGAGATATGGACTTTAAAGTAACCGGTACTGCCGAGGGTATTACAGCCTGCCAGATGGATATTAAGGTAGATGGTCTTTCGTTTGATGTACTGCGCGAAGCGCTGTTGCAGGCTAAAGAGGGCCGTTTGCACATCCTGAACAAAATGACGGAAACCCTGGCTGAGCCGCGCCCTGAATTCAAGCAGCATGCGCCTCGCTTTGTGGTACTAACCATTCCTAAGGATATGATTGGTGCTGTAATCGGACCAGGCGGTAAAGTGATCCAGGAAATTCAGCGTGAAACCGGTGCTACCATCATCATCGAAGAAAAAGATGATATGGGCCACGTAAGCATATTTGGTGCCGATGGTGAATCTGTTGAATCAGCACGCATGCGTGTGAGCAATATTGCCGCAGTGCCTGAAGTAGGCAGTGTGTACGAAGGCAAGGTAAAATCTATTATGCCATTTGGTGCCTTTGTAGAATTTATGCCTGGCAAAGACGGTCTGCTTCATATTTCAGAAATTAAATGGGAGCGCCTCGAAAATATGGAGGGTGTTTTAGAACAAGGCGAAGACATATCTGTTAAGCTTATCGAAATTGATCGCAAAACTGGTAAATACCGCCTCTCCAGAAAAGTGTTACTCCCTAAGCCAGAGAGAACTGAAGGAAGCAGCGATAACGGCGGCGAAAGAGGAGAGAGAAGATCTGATCGTGGCGAAGGCAGAAATGATCGCAGAGATGACAGACGCGACGACAGATCTGATCGCAATAACCGCAGATAGTGAAAAAAATATAAATGGAAATACATCAGGGGCCGGAACTTTAGCTTTGGCCCCTGCTGTTACCCAAACATTGAACTTGATACCAGCTTATTAAAATTTTAGCTTATAAACCAGACTTTACTGAATGAGACAGCTTAAGATCAGCAAACAGATTACCAACCGCGAAAGCCAGTCGCTGGACAAGTATCTGCAGGAGATCGGTAAGGTAGACTTGCTGACACCCGATGAGGAAGTGGAGTTAGCGAAACGCATTCGCTCCGGCGATCAGATGGCCCTGGAGAAATTAACCAAAGCCAACCTGCGTTTCGTAGTTTCCGTTGCCAAGCAGTACCAGAACCAGGGGCTTTCTTTAGGAGACCTTATCAACGAAGGTAATCTAGGATTGATCAAAGCCGCTCAGCGCTTTGACGAAACCCGTGGCTTTAAATTTATTTCTTATGCCGTATGGTGGATTCGTCAGTCTATTCTGCAGGCATTGGCTGAACAGTCCCGTATTGTTCGCCTTCCGCTAAACCGTGTAGGTTCACTGAATAAAATCTCCAAGACTTTTTCTGAGCTGGAGCAAAAGTTTGAGCGTGAGCCATCACCAGAGGAATTAGCCGAAAGCCTGGAAGTTTCTACCAATGAAGTAGTAGACACCATGCGTATCTCCGGCCGCCATGTTTCTATGGATGCTCCTTTTGTTCAGGGCGAAGAAAATAGCCTGCTGGATGTGCTGGAAAATGACATGGAAGAAACTCCGGACGCGGAGCTGATGAACGACTCACTTCGTAGGGAAGTACAGCGTGCACTTTCTACCCTTACCCAGCGTGAAGCAGATGTAATTGCCCTCTATTTTGGCCTGAATGGCGAACACAGCATGACGCTGGAGGAAATAGGAGAGAAGTTTAACCTGACACGCGAGCGTGTGCGTCAGATCAAAGAAAAAGCAATACGCCGCCTGCGCCATACAAGTCGCAGTAAAGCGTTAAAACCTTACCTGGGCTGAGCCCCAAAGCTTGCCTGGAAAATTAAAATTTGTTTAAAAAGGTCTCATCCGAGGCCTTTTTTTGTTTATTTACTATAATTTTGCTGCTCCAAAACAGTTAAAGGTATAGGATTCAGCCATGACACAGGAACATATAAAACTATTAATTTTAGGCTCCGGACCGGCAGGTTATACTGCCGCCATATATGCAGCCCGCGCCGGCATGAAACCAGTGATGTATATGGGTGATCAGCCTGGCGGACAACTTACCATTACCAATGATGTTGAAAACTTCCCGGGTTATCCGGATGGCATCAACGGTCCGCAGATGATGATCGATTTTCAGCAACAGGCAGAACGTTTTGGAACTGATGTACGCACTGGTCTGGCAACCAATGTAGATTTTAGCGGCTATCCGCATAAGGTGACTATTGATGACAAGCATGAAATAATTGCTGAGTCTGTAATTATTTGCACCGGTGCCTCTGCCAAGTGGCTGGGCCTTCCCAGCGAACAGCGCCTTAACGGCCGTGGTGTTTCGGCTTGTGCCGTATGCGATGGTTTCTTTTTCCGTAACCAGGAGGTTGTAGTAGTAGGGGGTGGCGATACCGCAGCAGAAGAGGCAACCTATTTAAGCAAGCTTTGTAAAAAAGTATACCTGTTGGTACGTCGCGATGAAATGCGTGCTTCCCGTATTATGCAGCAGCGTGTGTTAAATACCAAAAATATTGAAGTCATCTGGAATACTGAGACCTTAGAGATTCTGGGTGAAGAAGATGTGGAAGCTGTTAAAATAAGAAATATACTCACCGGCGAAGAAGCAGAAATCAAAGCTCAGGGATTTTTCGTGGCCATAGGCCATAAACCCAATACCGATATATTTAGCGGCTACCTGGATATGAACGAAAGTGGGTATATCCTAACCGTTCCCGGTACCAGCAGAACAAATATAGAGGGTGTATTTGCAGCAGGCGATGCACAGGACTTTATTTACAGACAGGCAGTTACCGCTGCCGGAACTGGTTGTATGGCGGCTCTGGATGCAGAACGCTTTTTGGCAAGTAAGGAAATTGCAGTAGCAGAGTGAAGCAAATAGGGCTGGTAATTCTTATTCTGTTCATCAACCTGTTGGGATGGCATGAGGCTGAAGCGCAAAGGCGTAAGAAGGGTGTTCTGAGGGATATCTTAAGGGTACGCGAGCCGGAAATGAATATTGCAAAGCCGGACACCGTTGCATTCGAGATGTTTGATAGTGTTTCCACAGCGCCTGCACCCAAATCCGAAATAAAGCAGCAAACGCAATCGCCGGAATTTCAGCCTAAGGATTTAAAAAAAGAATTATCGCTGGTAGCGGAAGATACTACCGGCATAGAGGCAGATTCTGCCAGCCTGGTAGAGATATCAGAGCAAATAATGATCAATAAGGAATGGTTCACCCTGCATGAGTATTATGCTGTGTGGGATAGCCGTAATATAAATCCTTACAACATAGACGCCCGCAAGTTTAAAGACACAGTATCATTGGTATTGTATGTTCCGCCGGGAGAAAACTGGTCGCCGCCGCTGGAGAATATCCGCATTACCTCAAATTTTGGTTACCGTTCTCCCAGGTGGCATTATGGAACAGACATCGGGCTCAATACCGGCGACTCGGTCAGGTCTGTATTCGATGGCATTGTACGCATCAGGAAGAACGATCCAAGCGGATATGGCTTATACATTGTAGTAAGGCACAAGAACGGACTGGAAACGCTCTACGGGCACCTAAGCAAACAGATCCTCGATGTAGGCGATGAAGTAAAGGCTGGTCAGGTATTAGGCTTAGGCGGCAGCACAGGCCGTAGTTCTGGACCTCACCTGCATTTCGAAACGCGCTACATGGGCTCTGCCCTGAACCCCTCCGATGTTTATAATTTCTCTGAAAACACCTTAAAGGGCGAGACTGTAACAATCTCTTCTGCTAACTTTTCTTACCTGGCAGAAACCCAAAAGGTAGTTTATCACAGGGTGCGCTCAGGGGATACGCTATCCCGTATATCTGTAAAATACGGAGTGTCCGTAAGCCAGTTAAGGCGTATGAATAAAATGGGCAAAAGCTCCATGCTTAGGGTTG of the Flammeovirgaceae bacterium 311 genome contains:
- a CDS encoding thioredoxin reductase (COG0492 Thioredoxin reductase) produces the protein MTQEHIKLLILGSGPAGYTAAIYAARAGMKPVMYMGDQPGGQLTITNDVENFPGYPDGINGPQMMIDFQQQAERFGTDVRTGLATNVDFSGYPHKVTIDDKHEIIAESVIICTGASAKWLGLPSEQRLNGRGVSACAVCDGFFFRNQEVVVVGGGDTAAEEATYLSKLCKKVYLLVRRDEMRASRIMQQRVLNTKNIEVIWNTETLEILGEEDVEAVKIRNILTGEEAEIKAQGFFVAIGHKPNTDIFSGYLDMNESGYILTVPGTSRTNIEGVFAAGDAQDFIYRQAVTAAGTGCMAALDAERFLASKEIAVAE
- a CDS encoding permease (COG0795 Predicted permeases); the protein is MKKLDKFILKAFLGPFVLTFLVVVFILLMQYLLKYFDEIVGKGLGPMVYAEMLFYFAVSLTTLALPLAVLLSSLMTFGNLGEHFELTAIKSSGISLVRTMLPIFVFTLFLTAFAFYNNDRIVPKVNLKAYSLLYDIRQTKPSLSLEEGSFYNGIPNYSIKVNKKYPDEVSLKGLIIYDHSKGRGNTDVILADSGRMYMFGNDRYLMFELYNGINYSEPKAEQGGFSLNDKPAEFMRNEFSKTKLVFSMESFGMSQTPQDYFAENKIMKNVSQLTADIDSMENKIIEARYTIYSNVQNYNPYINKTRVMVPEQLKQQYRIVDSLNKVKLMQTYGMDSVNGGPNMSGMAYTRESLMSRKQVMDLEESGSEKAMNSIGGGSKEKKQFEPTLADTVYLEPLEAGNKHKQLEAYRSAVGQLRYIKNNYEVYGGRADELQRSIYQWQIEIHKKWAQAAACLVMFMIGAPLGAIIKKGGLGVPVIVSIAFFIVYYVLTMFGDKWAREGIVSPELGIWSANLLLLPFGLFFLRQARNDARLFESDFYSVIIAKFRTAIGEKVRRPDVLRRAFRWPRN
- the rpsO gene encoding 30S ribosomal protein S15 (COG0184 Ribosomal protein S15P/S13E) — its product is MYLTTEKKQELFENHGRLRAKSDTGSAESQIALFSYRINHLTEHLKQHKHDFSTRLGLLKLVGKRRRLLNYLHDREIERYRAILAELNLRK
- a CDS encoding Activator of Hsp90 ATPase1-like protein, which produces MFPSMAKTCFENEYEINASLRILYPYLNTAGGLSQWYADNVTIDYEKNFIFHVDGETHKAKIAATRRDQYIRFEYLPENGHDNGGGDPDFMEFSLEKNDFTDSTFLRIRDCSSEDMEEGELSEIWDSLINNLRELVGG
- a CDS encoding polyribonucleotide nucleotidyltransferase (COG1185 Polyribonucleotide nucleotidyltransferase (polynucleotide phosphorylase)) produces the protein MQSNIITKSFRLEDGREITIETGKLARQADGAVVVRMGNTMLLATVVSSKEAKADVDFLPMSVDYQEKFASAGRIPGGFLKREGRLSDHEILISRLVDRALRPMFPDDYHADTQINISLISADKTALPDALAALAASAALAVSDIPFNGPISEVRVIKLDGQYLVNPTTVQREAAELDLIVAGTIDNILMVEGESKEVSEDEMLEAIAVAHRAVKQQCQVQVELMQEAGKTQKREYKHEDHDPELRQYLFDTYYKRIYEAIADISDNKNERSEKYKAIKNEYFENLPEDTTVSKFVANRYFKEMHWKASRDFTLDAKKRVDGRQYNQIRDIWSEVDYLPAAHGSAVFTRGETQSLTTVTLGTKLDEQLIDSAMQVGSHKFILHYNFPGFSTGEVKINRGPGRREVGHGNLALRALKAVIPAHDQNPYTIRIVSDILESNGSSSMATVCAGALALMDAGVQIKAPVSGIAMGMISDAETGRYAILSDILGDEDHLGDMDFKVTGTAEGITACQMDIKVDGLSFDVLREALLQAKEGRLHILNKMTETLAEPRPEFKQHAPRFVVLTIPKDMIGAVIGPGGKVIQEIQRETGATIIIEEKDDMGHVSIFGADGESVESARMRVSNIAAVPEVGSVYEGKVKSIMPFGAFVEFMPGKDGLLHISEIKWERLENMEGVLEQGEDISVKLIEIDRKTGKYRLSRKVLLPKPERTEGSSDNGGERGERRSDRGEGRNDRRDDRRDDRSDRNNRR
- a CDS encoding metalloendopeptidase-like membrane protein (COG0739 Membrane proteins related to metalloendopeptidases), whose protein sequence is MKQIGLVILILFINLLGWHEAEAQRRKKGVLRDILRVREPEMNIAKPDTVAFEMFDSVSTAPAPKSEIKQQTQSPEFQPKDLKKELSLVAEDTTGIEADSASLVEISEQIMINKEWFTLHEYYAVWDSRNINPYNIDARKFKDTVSLVLYVPPGENWSPPLENIRITSNFGYRSPRWHYGTDIGLNTGDSVRSVFDGIVRIRKNDPSGYGLYIVVRHKNGLETLYGHLSKQILDVGDEVKAGQVLGLGGSTGRSSGPHLHFETRYMGSALNPSDVYNFSENTLKGETVTISSANFSYLAETQKVVYHRVRSGDTLSRISVKYGVSVSQLRRMNKMGKSSMLRVGQRLRVH
- a CDS encoding RNA polymerase, sigma 70 subunit, rpod subfamily protein (COG0568 DNA-directed RNA polymerase, sigma subunit (sigma70/sigma32)) translates to MRQLKISKQITNRESQSLDKYLQEIGKVDLLTPDEEVELAKRIRSGDQMALEKLTKANLRFVVSVAKQYQNQGLSLGDLINEGNLGLIKAAQRFDETRGFKFISYAVWWIRQSILQALAEQSRIVRLPLNRVGSLNKISKTFSELEQKFEREPSPEELAESLEVSTNEVVDTMRISGRHVSMDAPFVQGEENSLLDVLENDMEETPDAELMNDSLRREVQRALSTLTQREADVIALYFGLNGEHSMTLEEIGEKFNLTRERVRQIKEKAIRRLRHTSRSKALKPYLG